One stretch of Vulpes lagopus strain Blue_001 chromosome 12, ASM1834538v1, whole genome shotgun sequence DNA includes these proteins:
- the LPO gene encoding lactoperoxidase has translation MTAATRRDSAGKRTAPSAPGNGDAELRRRLGCCARNLRCPARRRAEPARLGRKAWAPSGRARTTKIAAISDAVSQVKVEVNKAFLESRTRLKTAMSSEGPTTRQLSEYLKHAKGRARTAIRNGQVWEDSLKRLRQIVALTNATDPNLDLTALSWEVGCGAPVAVVECDKDSPYRTITGDCNNRRKPALGAANRALARWLPAEYEDGLSLPFGWTPGGTRNGFPLPLAREVSNKIIDSLNDRGVLDQNRSLLFMQWGQIVDHDLDFAPDTELGSSEYSKAQCDKYCVQGDNCFPIMFPPNDPKLRTQGKCMPFFRAGFVCPTPPYQSLARDQINALTSFLDASLVYGPEPSLANRLRNLSSPLGLMAVNQEVQDHGLAYLPFDVKKPSPCEFINTTARVPCFLAGDSRASEQILLASSHTLFLREHNRLAIELKRLNPQWDGEKLYQEARKILGAFVQITTFRDYLPMVLGDEMQKWIPPYQGYNKSADPRISNVFTFAFRFGHLEVPSTLSRLDENYQPWGPESELPLHTLFFNTWRIVKDGGIDPLIRGLLAKNSKLISQNKMMTRELRNKLFQPTHKIHGFDLAAINIQRCRDHGMPGYNSWRGFCDLPQPQTLKELDAVLKNRRLAKKLLDLYGTPDNIDIWVGGVAEPQVERGRVGSLLACLLGKQFQQIRDGDRFWWENPGVFTEKQRDALRKISFSRLVCDNTHITKVPRDPFQANNYPEGFVDCSAIDKLDLSPWASVED, from the exons CACGGACCACCAAGATTGCTGCCATCTCTGATGCTGTGAGTCAGGTCAAGGTCGAAGTCAACAAGGCCTTCCTGGAATCCCGGACCAG GCTGAAGACTGCCATGAGCTCCGAAGGGCCCACCACTCGACAGCTCTCGGAGTACCTCAAACATGCCAAAGGCCGGGCACGTACAGCCATCCGCAACGGGCAGGTGTGGGAGGATTCCTTAAAGAGGCTAAGGCAGATTGTGGCCTTGACCAATGCCACAG ACCCCAACCTGGACTTGACTGCACTGTCTTGGGAGGTGGGCTGTGGTGCCCCTGTCGCTGTGGTGGAATGTGACAAGGACAGTCCTTACCGAACCATCACAGGAGATTGTAATAACAG GAGGAAGCCCGCGCTGGGCGCCGCCAACAGGGCGCTGGCGCGCTGGCTGCCCGCGGAGTACGAGGACGGGCTCTCCCTGCCCTTCGGGTGGACGCCGGGGGGCACGCGGAACGGCTTCCCCCTCCCGCTG GCCCGTGAGGTATCCAACAAGATTATAGACTCCCTGAATGACAGGGGTGTTCTGGACCAAAACAGGTCCTTGCTCTTCATGCAGTGGGGTCAAATTGTGGACCATGACCTGGACTTTGCCCCCGACACGGAGCTGGGGAGCAGCGAGTACTCCAAAGCACAGTGTGACAAGTACTGTGTCCAAGGAGACAACTGCTTCCCCATCATG TTCCCTCCCAATGACCCCAAGTTGAGGACTCAAGGCAAGTGCATGCCTTTCTTCCGAGCTGGGTTCGTCTGCCCTACTCCACCTTACCAGTCCCTGGCTCGAGATCAGATTAACGCTCTGACCTCCTTCCTGGATGCCAGCCTTGTGTACGGTCCTGAGCCCAGCCTGGCCAACCGCCTTCGAAACCTCAGCAGCCCCCTGGGCCTCATGGCTGTGAATCAGGAGGTCCAAGACCATGGGCTGGCTTACCTGCCCTTTGACGTCAAGAAGCCAAGCCCCTGTGAGTTCATCAACACCACTGCCCGAGTGCCCTGCTTCCTGGCAG GAGATTCCCGAGCCTCGGAGCAGATCTTGCTGGCCTCTTCCCACACTCTCTTTCTCCGGGAGCACAACCGGCTGGCAATAGAACTAAAGAGACTCAATCCTCAGTGGGATGGAGAGAAGCTCTACCAGGAAGCCCGGAAGATCCTGGGGGCCTTTGTGCAG ATTACCACCTTTAGGGACTACCTACCCATGGTGCTCGGTGATGAGATGCAGAAGTGGATCCCTCCTTACCAAGGCTATAACAAATCTGCTGACCCCCGAATTTCCAATGTCTTCACCTTTGCCTTCCGCTTTGGCCACTTGGAGGTCCCCTCCACTCTGTCCCGCCTGGATGAGAACTATCAACCATGGGGTCCAGAATCAGAGCTCCCCCTGCACACCCTCTTCTTTAACACCTGGAGGATAGTCAAAGACG GTGGAATTGACCCTCTGATCAGGGGCCTGCTAGCCAAGAATTCCAAGCTGATTAGTCAGAATAAAATGATGACAAGAGAGCTGCGCAACAAACTTTTCCAGCCGACTCACAAGATTCACGGCTTTGACCTGGCCGCCATCAACATCCAGCGCTGCCGGGACCACGGGATGCCTG GGTACAACTCCTGGAGAGGCTTCTGTGACCTCCCACAGCCCCAGACCCTGAAGGAGCTGGATGCTGTACTGAAGAACAGGAGGCTGGCTAAGAAGTTACTGGATCTCTATGGGACCCCTGACAACATTGACATCTGGGTTGGGGGTGTTGCTGAGCCCCAGGTAGAGAGGGGCCGGGTGGGATCTCTCCTGGCCTGCCTCCTGGGAAAGCAGTTCCAGCAGATTCGTGATGGAGACAG aTTCTGGTGGGAGAACCCTGGGGTCTTCACGGAGAAGCAGCGGGACGCTCTACGGAAAATATCCTTCTCGCGCCTTGTCTGTGACAACACTCACATCACCAAGGTCCCACGGGACCCATTCCAGGCCAACAACTACCCCGAAGGCTTTGTGGATTGCTCAGCCATTGACAAGCTGGACCTTTCACCCTGGGCCTCGGTGGAGGATTAG